Proteins encoded together in one Quercus lobata isolate SW786 chromosome 3, ValleyOak3.0 Primary Assembly, whole genome shotgun sequence window:
- the LOC115978793 gene encoding integrin-linked protein kinase 1, translating to MSSDTSSGGDSTGSKVGGVSGGGSASVPSPSKEKQKEKEKARVSRTSSILWHAHQNDAGAVRKLLEEDRTLVNARDYDNRTPLHVASLHGWIDVAKCLIDYGADVNAQDRWKNTPLADAEGAKKHNMIELLKSYGGLSYGQNGSHFEPKPVPPPLPNKCDWEIDPSELDFSTSAMIGKGSFGEILKACWRGTPVAVKRILPSLSDDRLVIQDFRHEVNLLVKLRHPNIVQFLGAVTEKKPLMLITEYLRGGDLHQYLKEKGSLSPTTAINFALDIARGMAYLHNEPNVIIHRDLKPRNVLLVNSSADHLKVGDFGLSKLIKVQNTHDVYKMTGETGSYRYMAPEVFKHRRYDKKVDVFSFAMILYEMLEGDPPLANLEPYEAAKYVSEGNRPTFRSKGYIPELRELTEQCWAHDMNQRPPFLDILKRLEKTKENLPTDHHWNIFNT from the exons ATGAGCTCCGACACATCCTCCGGCGGAGACAGCACCGGCAGCAAAGTCGGCGGCGTTAGCGGCGGAGGCTCCGCGTCAGTGCCGTCGCCGTCGAAGGAGAAgcagaaggagaaggagaaggcgAGAGTGAGCCGGACCTCTTCGATTCTCTGGCACGCGCACCAAAACGACGCCGGAGCCGTCCGGAAGCTTCTGGAGGAAGATCGGACGCTGGTGAACGCTAGGGACTACGACAACCGCACGCCGCTCCATGTGGCGTCGCTCCACGGCTGGATCGATGTCGCGAAGTGCTTGATCGACTATGGCGCCGATGTCAACGCTCAGGATCGATGGAAGAAcacc CCTTTAGCCGATGCTGAAGGAGCTAAAAAGCATAACATGATCGAGTTGTTAAAATCATACGGTGGCTTGTCTTAT GGCCAAAATGGAAGTCATTTTGAACCAAAGCCTGTTCCGCCCCCTCTGCCTAACAAGTGTGACTGGGAAATTGACCCTTCTGAGCTGGACTTCTCAACCTCAGCTATGATCGGGAAg GGCTCTTTTGGTGAGATTTTAAAAGCCTGTTGGCGTGGAACACCTGTAGCTGTCAAACGCATTCTTCCATCACTTTCAGATGACAGATTGGTGAT TCAGGACTTCAGGCATGAGGTTAATTTACTAGTGAAGCTTCGTCACCCTAATATAGTCCAATTTCTTGGAGCTGTCACGGAGAAGAAGCCCTTGATGTTAATTACTGAGTACTTACGAGGG GGTGATCTCCATCAGTACCTCAAGGAAAAAGGTTCACTTAGTCCTACAACAGCTATCAACTTTGCATTGGACATTGCCAG AGGCATGGCTTATCTTCACAATGAGCCAAACGTCATAATTCACCGGGACCTAAAACCAAG GAATGTTCTTCTAGTCAATTCCAGTGCAGACCATTTAAAAGTTGGAGATTTTGGACTAAGCAAGCTCATCAAGGTTCAGAATACTCATGATGTTTACAAAATGACTGGAGAGACTGGAAGTT ACCGGTATATGGCTCCTGAAGTTTTCAAGCACCGGAGATATGATAAGAAGGTTGATGTCTTCTCTTTCGCAATGATACTTTATGAG ATGCTTGAAGGGGACCCACCACTTGCAAACCTTGAGCCTTATGAAGCAGCAAAATATGTGAGTGAGGGAAACAGGCCTACATTTCGCTCAAAAGGATATATCCCTGAATTGAGAGA ATTAACAGAGCAATGTTGGGCCCATGACATGAACCAAAGACCTCCTTTCTTAGACATCCTCAAGAGGCTTGAGAAGACAAAGGAAAATCTACCGACTGACCATCACTGGAACATatttaatacataa